One part of the Rutidosis leptorrhynchoides isolate AG116_Rl617_1_P2 chromosome 1, CSIRO_AGI_Rlap_v1, whole genome shotgun sequence genome encodes these proteins:
- the LOC139897300 gene encoding uncharacterized protein — MACISLNIRGLGVTGKVTWLKKIYNSNCPIILGLQETKCGQSPDSLIDSFWYNSNFNFIQKDAIRASGGLLLIWDPSTFIYESAIEGEFFIAIKGKWVGFDSEMVIINVYGPHSHRKKLMFWDELSRLIDSIDISHIIFGDFNEVRSKSERLNCFFKQSWADNFNNFIDKSNLIDIPLGGKKYPRLCLKTMKFSKLDRFLVSESILKLWPNISSKSLDRDLSDHCPIILNNSIVNFGPKPTRVFNTWLKLKNADDIIKSTWVTPVSGNRPDCILRNKLKNVKFELKKLSSQLNNLDNKIKSHLDASNDFEKLAETRPLTDLEKDNWINNRMQHIEKEKQKSNMFKQKARIKWHLEGDENSKYFHNYIKRRANKNNICGISLNGTWSEEPNTIKNESLKYFESLFRSKPRKGSCPFENEPDRIYISREDNLILESQFSEK; from the coding sequence ATGGCTTGTATTTCTCTTAATATTCGGGGTTTAGGGGTAACGGGTAAAGTGACTTGGCTTAAAAAAATATACAACTCAAACTGCCCTATCATCCTAGGTTTACAAGAAACGAAATGTGGACAATCTCCTGATTCACTAATTGACTCCTTCTGGTATAATTCCAATTTCAATTTCATCCAAAAAGACGCTATCAGGGCCTCGGGTGGTTTACTATTAATCTGGGACCCCTCCACTTTTATTTATGAAAGTGCAATTGAAGGTGAATTTTTCATTGCAATCAAAGGAAAGTGGGTGGGTTTTGACTCAGAAATGGTAATCATTAACGTTTACGGGCCCCATTCGCACCGTAAAAAACTAATGTTCTGGGATGAACTTTCGCGACTTATTGATTCCATTGATATTTCTCACATTATCTTTGGTGATTTCAATGAAGTCCGATCCAAGTCCGAGCGTCTAAACTGTTTTTTCAAACAATCATGGGCCGACAATTTTAATAACTTCATTGATAAATCTAATCTTATCGATATCCCACTTGGAGGTAAGAAATACCCTCGCTTGTGCCTCAAAACAATGAAATTCAGTAAACTTGACCGTTTCTTGGTGTCTGAATCCATCCTAAAACTATGGCCGAATATCTCCTCAAAATCACTCGATCGTGACCTTTCCGACCACTGTCCAATCATCCTTAATAACTCTATCGTAAACTTCGGCCCTAAACCCACTCGTGTCTTTAATACTTGGTTGAAATTAAAAAATGCAGATGATATCATAAAATCTACATGGGTGACACCCGTTAGCGGAAACCGCCCTGATTGCATCCTCCGAAACAAACTAAAAAACGTTAAATTTGAACTAAAAAAATTAAGCTCACAACTAAATAATCTAGATAATAAAATCAAATCACACCTCGACGCCTCAAATGATTTTGAAAAACTTGCGGAAACTAGACCCTTAACTGATCTCGAAAAAGACAATTGGATTAACAATAGAATGCAACACATTGAAAAAGAAAAACAGAAATCTAATATGTTCAAACAAAAAGCTCGAATCAAATGGCACCTCGAAGGTGATGAAAACTCTAAATACTTTCATAATTACATTAAAAGAAGAGCAAACAAGAACAATATTTGTGGCATATCCCTAAATGGTACATGGTCTGAAGAGCCTAACACAATAAAAAACGAATCACTTAAATATTTTGAATCACTCTTCCGCTCCAAACCCCGCAAAGGCTCCTGCCCATTCGAAAATGAACCTGATCGTATCTACATTTCGCGTGAAGATAATCTAATCCTCGAATCCCAATTTTCTGAAAAATAG